One window of Chamaesiphon minutus PCC 6605 genomic DNA carries:
- a CDS encoding DUF309 domain-containing protein, with amino-acid sequence MSDFPPEWLQGINEFNAGEYYACHDTLEALWMESVDPDKKFYQGVLQIAVACYHLHNRNWRGAVTLLGEGIGRLPYYQPVYAGIDVTRLMEDSRNLLNTLQSIGIEGIDDFVDRLSQDSSILPMVRSIS; translated from the coding sequence ATGTCAGATTTTCCACCGGAATGGTTGCAGGGTATTAATGAATTTAATGCGGGTGAGTATTATGCCTGTCACGATACGCTCGAAGCTTTGTGGATGGAGTCGGTAGATCCTGACAAGAAGTTTTATCAAGGCGTGTTGCAAATTGCGGTGGCTTGCTATCATCTCCACAATCGCAATTGGCGCGGTGCGGTAACTTTGCTCGGCGAAGGAATCGGGCGGTTACCTTATTATCAACCCGTATATGCAGGTATCGATGTCACGCGGCTGATGGAAGATAGTCGGAATTTATTAAATACTTTGCAATCGATCGGCATCGAAGGGATCGATGATTTTGTCGATCGATTATCTCAAGATTCAAGTATTTTACCAATGGTTCGATCGATTTCATGA
- a CDS encoding ATP-binding protein — protein MTGKPSKPPKRKSAAIDRNPVAMPRGDRSVPPAAQIQSERQQVELFADIAFKIRQSLQLSEILRTIVTEVQLVLKADRVLIYQVLADGTGKPISEAVLPEYQAILGMEFPEEVFPHEYQQRYARGRVRAVADVRDPQAEVADCLVEFVEQFGVKAKLIVPILHSSSVHPPRSTPPTHPLWGLLIAHQCDRPRQWADFELGLMQQLADQISIALAQGELWEHLEEIVAERTAQLQAVNASLQQEIDDRKQAETALRQSEEQLRLITNALPVLIAYIDDRECYQFNNRAYTDWLGQSLTAMHGAHMRQVWGNDCYQRMEPYIRAALAGQVVTYENEIDLINGSTRSVSITYIPHRDLEDRVSGFFALTSDISDRKAIERMKDEFISVVSHELRTPLTSLHSALKILATGRLGTLSSDGQQLLAIADENTERLVRLVNSVLDLQRIESGAVTIEKQACNAAELMVQAVEAMQPMAQQHGITLVNQPLNANIWADADYILQTLTNLISNAIKFSAPGGKVWLTVDTQRQPLPVPKGQKISKSKAKNAAEVVLFQVRDEGQGIPTHKLESIFERFQQVDASDSRKKGGTGLGLTICRKIIDRHEGKIWVDSNLGVGSTFSFTLPASIE, from the coding sequence ATGACAGGTAAACCGTCCAAGCCACCAAAAAGAAAATCGGCTGCGATCGATCGAAATCCAGTCGCGATGCCTCGTGGCGATCGATCGGTACCGCCAGCCGCCCAAATTCAGAGCGAACGGCAACAGGTGGAATTGTTTGCAGATATTGCCTTTAAGATTCGGCAGTCATTACAGCTATCCGAAATTCTACGGACGATCGTGACAGAAGTCCAACTAGTATTAAAAGCCGATCGAGTTTTGATTTATCAGGTGCTGGCTGACGGTACTGGCAAGCCAATTAGCGAAGCCGTATTGCCGGAATATCAGGCAATTTTGGGGATGGAATTTCCAGAGGAGGTATTTCCACATGAGTACCAACAGCGGTATGCGCGCGGACGCGTCAGAGCGGTGGCGGATGTCCGCGATCCGCAGGCGGAAGTGGCCGATTGTCTGGTAGAATTCGTCGAACAGTTTGGGGTCAAAGCTAAATTAATCGTCCCGATTTTGCACAGTTCGAGCGTCCATCCACCCAGATCGACACCACCCACTCATCCCCTGTGGGGATTGCTGATCGCGCATCAATGCGATCGCCCCCGCCAGTGGGCTGATTTCGAGCTAGGACTGATGCAACAGCTCGCCGACCAAATTAGCATCGCCCTCGCGCAAGGGGAGTTGTGGGAGCATTTAGAAGAGATTGTGGCGGAAAGAACGGCACAACTGCAAGCTGTCAATGCCAGTCTCCAGCAAGAAATCGACGATCGCAAGCAAGCAGAAACAGCCCTGCGCCAGAGTGAGGAGCAGTTGCGACTGATTACCAATGCGTTACCAGTCTTAATTGCCTATATCGACGATCGCGAGTGCTATCAATTTAACAATCGAGCTTATACGGACTGGTTGGGACAGTCGCTAACGGCGATGCACGGTGCCCACATGCGCCAAGTTTGGGGAAATGATTGCTATCAAAGAATGGAACCCTACATTCGGGCGGCTTTGGCAGGGCAAGTCGTCACTTATGAGAATGAAATCGATCTGATTAATGGTAGTACTCGCTCTGTGAGCATCACTTATATTCCCCACCGCGATCTGGAAGATCGAGTGAGTGGGTTCTTTGCCCTGACTAGCGATATCAGCGATCGTAAGGCGATCGAACGGATGAAGGATGAATTTATCTCTGTTGTCAGTCACGAACTCCGCACGCCCCTGACATCCCTCCACAGTGCCCTCAAAATCTTGGCGACAGGACGCTTGGGGACTCTTTCGAGCGACGGACAACAACTACTGGCGATCGCCGATGAAAATACCGAACGCCTGGTGCGGCTGGTAAATAGCGTCCTCGATCTCCAACGGATCGAATCGGGAGCTGTAACGATCGAAAAACAAGCGTGTAATGCTGCCGAACTGATGGTGCAAGCAGTAGAAGCGATGCAACCTATGGCGCAACAGCATGGCATTACCCTAGTCAATCAACCATTAAATGCCAACATTTGGGCAGACGCCGATTATATCCTCCAGACGTTGACCAATCTAATTAGCAATGCGATCAAATTTTCCGCCCCTGGTGGCAAGGTGTGGCTGACAGTTGACACTCAGCGACAGCCGCTCCCTGTGCCAAAGGGTCAAAAAATATCCAAATCCAAAGCCAAGAACGCGGCGGAGGTAGTACTATTTCAAGTCCGCGATGAAGGACAAGGAATTCCCACTCATAAATTAGAAAGTATCTTTGAAAGATTTCAACAAGTTGATGCCTCCGATTCTCGCAAAAAAGGTGGTACGGGTCTGGGCTTAACAATTTGTCGAAAAATTATCGATCGACATGAAGGTAAAATTTGGGTGGATAGTAATTTAGGTGTCGGTAGTACCTTCTCGTTCACGTTACCAGCTTCGATCGAATAG
- a CDS encoding response regulator yields MEHKRLLTIDDEEAIQIVVKFGISMTAEWEVLSASNGKMGIETAERELPDAILLDVMMPEMDGIATFKALQANPITAGIPVIFLTAKAQTAERRQFSDLGVSGTIAKPFNSLDLPARIAKILNW; encoded by the coding sequence ATGGAGCATAAACGATTATTAACTATCGACGATGAAGAAGCTATCCAAATTGTCGTCAAATTTGGGATTAGTATGACGGCAGAATGGGAAGTTTTATCTGCCAGTAACGGTAAAATGGGAATTGAGACTGCCGAACGCGAACTGCCCGATGCAATTTTATTGGATGTAATGATGCCGGAAATGGATGGCATTGCCACTTTCAAGGCTCTGCAAGCAAATCCAATTACTGCTGGAATTCCAGTTATCTTCCTGACTGCTAAAGCCCAGACTGCCGAACGCCGACAGTTTAGCGATCTCGGTGTCAGTGGGACGATCGCCAAACCATTTAATTCGCTCGATTTACCCGCTCGGATTGCCAAAATTCTGAATTGGTGA
- a CDS encoding response regulator transcription factor has protein sequence MKILLIEDDDASIALLTRSLTAQHHIVDAVKDGELGWTYASTFDYHAIVLDIMLPKLDGISLCQKLRNAGYTTPILLLTAQDNTTAKVQGLDAGADDYMVKPFETAELIARVRALLRRGSTNPLPILSWGDLLLDSSSCEVTYNGQPLSLTTKEYDLLELFLRDTYRVFSSEEIIDRLWSSDDFPAEATVRSHLRRLRHKLQAAGAPPDSIATIHGRGYHLKSLQQLEEGERGGGGDGGTEHGGSESTTTRQQQQYLAFLQETWVKTKPQCQERLVELRAIVDRLVVETSSDLERQQAHQIAHKLIGTLGVFGLTAAMSIAREIEVLLDLDTSLAPTEAKKLPTLVAELSRNIEAAAPTQPPPTTTVDTASDRSSLPLLLLVDLPSNLTQPLTTLATQRGCRTVTVATIADAENYLTTAINEQLPTAILIGLGIERQESMLHRSGYANSERPLFDFLERVARQFPARSVLVLSERDELQQRLEIVRHGGKFLGTSGLTTAQIFIAATSLFQPANAMVKVMVVDDDLDWLHALPKLLAPWGLKLTTLADPLQFWTILQSVQPDALVLDIKMPEINGFELCQVLRSDPHWRHLPILFLTAANDPIAQQEAFNVGADDYLCKPIGGGELARRIRHRLARLHAAQLA, from the coding sequence ATGAAAATTCTGTTAATAGAAGATGATGACGCATCGATCGCCCTATTAACTCGGAGCCTGACAGCTCAACATCATATTGTCGATGCGGTCAAAGATGGCGAACTGGGGTGGACCTACGCTTCTACCTTTGACTATCACGCCATCGTGCTCGATATCATGCTGCCCAAGTTAGATGGGATTAGTTTGTGCCAAAAGTTGCGAAATGCGGGCTATACGACACCGATCTTGCTCCTAACTGCTCAAGATAATACTACCGCCAAGGTACAAGGCTTAGATGCAGGGGCGGATGACTACATGGTCAAACCGTTTGAAACTGCCGAACTGATCGCCAGAGTCCGCGCTCTGTTGCGTAGGGGTAGCACCAATCCCCTGCCAATATTGAGTTGGGGCGATCTGCTTTTAGATTCGAGCAGTTGTGAAGTTACCTACAACGGCCAGCCGCTGAGCCTGACAACCAAGGAATACGACTTGTTAGAGCTATTCTTGCGGGATACTTATCGCGTGTTTAGTAGCGAAGAAATTATCGATCGATTGTGGTCTTCTGACGATTTTCCCGCAGAGGCGACAGTGCGCTCTCATTTACGGCGGCTCCGCCACAAACTTCAAGCCGCAGGCGCACCTCCAGACTCGATCGCGACCATTCACGGACGGGGATATCATCTCAAATCACTCCAGCAACTGGAAGAGGGGGAGAGGGGTGGAGGGGGAGACGGCGGGACTGAGCATGGTGGTTCTGAGTCAACCACAACACGCCAACAGCAGCAATATTTGGCCTTTCTCCAGGAAACATGGGTAAAGACCAAACCTCAATGTCAGGAACGACTAGTCGAACTTAGGGCGATCGTCGATCGATTGGTGGTGGAAACTAGCAGCGATTTAGAACGACAACAAGCACACCAAATCGCGCACAAATTAATTGGTACCCTCGGCGTATTTGGCTTGACGGCGGCAATGTCGATTGCCCGCGAGATCGAAGTTTTACTCGATCTCGATACTTCACTCGCTCCGACGGAGGCGAAGAAACTGCCAACTTTGGTAGCCGAACTAAGCCGGAATATCGAAGCCGCAGCACCTACTCAGCCACCGCCAACCACAACTGTGGACACAGCTTCAGATCGATCGTCATTGCCCTTGCTATTACTGGTCGATCTCCCGTCAAACCTAACTCAGCCCCTGACAACGCTCGCCACACAGCGTGGCTGTCGCACTGTTACTGTGGCGACGATTGCTGATGCCGAAAATTATCTGACTACCGCCATTAACGAGCAGTTGCCAACAGCGATTTTAATCGGTCTCGGAATCGAGCGGCAAGAGTCGATGCTCCATAGGAGCGGCTACGCCAACAGCGAGCGTCCGCTGTTCGATTTTCTCGAGCGCGTCGCACGGCAGTTTCCCGCTCGCTCCGTACTTGTACTGAGCGAGCGTGACGAATTACAACAGCGGTTAGAGATCGTCAGACATGGTGGCAAATTTTTGGGCACTAGCGGATTGACAACAGCGCAAATCTTTATAGCGGCTACTTCCTTATTCCAGCCTGCCAATGCAATGGTGAAAGTAATGGTTGTCGATGACGATCTCGATTGGTTGCACGCGCTCCCCAAATTATTAGCACCTTGGGGGCTGAAATTAACTACTCTTGCCGATCCGCTCCAGTTTTGGACGATATTGCAATCGGTGCAACCCGACGCGCTCGTGTTAGATATCAAAATGCCAGAAATTAACGGTTTTGAATTGTGTCAAGTCTTGCGTAGCGATCCGCACTGGCGACACTTACCGATTTTATTTTTGACGGCAGCAAATGACCCGATCGCCCAGCAGGAAGCTTTTAACGTTGGTGCCGACGATTATCTCTGCAAACCGATCGGTGGTGGCGAACTGGCTCGACGCATCCGCCACCGTCTGGCGCGACTGCACGCCGCACAGCTCGCCTGA
- a CDS encoding HEAT repeat domain-containing protein, translated as MSTEESLQQLKHPNPHMRDRAMWELVDNPDEITIPRLMDILDDEDTTYRRAAVKTLGAIGHDTVPPLVEALLNSENVTVRGSAAKALAQVAINYPDEPFPPQGIAGLKTALQDPNPVVNIAAVMAMGVIGVPIVDILIEALQTTDNPALAMSIVNALSAIADPRCLTAINTLLADEAVDSYVKEAATSALSRLEMTTKFNSDRQ; from the coding sequence ATGTCTACAGAAGAAAGTTTACAACAACTCAAACACCCAAATCCTCACATGCGCGATCGAGCGATGTGGGAACTAGTCGATAATCCTGACGAGATTACTATTCCGCGATTGATGGATATTCTCGACGATGAGGATACTACTTATCGGCGGGCGGCAGTAAAAACATTGGGTGCGATCGGGCACGATACGGTGCCGCCATTGGTTGAAGCTCTACTCAATAGTGAAAATGTTACCGTGCGTGGGAGTGCTGCCAAAGCACTGGCGCAGGTAGCGATTAATTATCCTGACGAGCCGTTCCCCCCACAGGGAATCGCGGGTTTAAAGACTGCGCTTCAAGATCCAAATCCGGTGGTTAATATTGCCGCAGTGATGGCAATGGGTGTCATTGGTGTGCCGATCGTGGATATTTTGATCGAAGCATTGCAAACTACCGATAATCCAGCGTTAGCAATGTCGATTGTCAATGCCCTTAGCGCGATCGCCGATCCGCGCTGTTTGACGGCTATTAATACTCTCTTGGCAGATGAAGCGGTAGATTCATACGTCAAAGAAGCAGCGACTAGTGCTTTATCGCGGCTAGAGATGACGACAAAATTTAATAGCGATCGGCAATAG
- a CDS encoding HEAT repeat domain-containing protein — translation MDNRFFSLFNLTEDRAIEILDTPQALVSENDSRYIAASHLINFRTDRSIAALMRALEQTDPSLDNKIVRRKSIEILGRLQATAALPAIRVCLQDDDCYTVENAAWAIGEIGTQDPEILAELTKLLAKPRQSYRVMIHTLTKLNYQPAVPSISKFVKDEDPPIASAAIAGVCRLTGDYSQMPQVVAMLQNQNVLGRRLSIQDLMDARYYAAIPDIASCPVSLVFRLRGIRTLAEAGIGDGSLTFIQIQPYLEQSLRDRPQDLKLVHSYDRVPALPALIRNLYETDFGKAYLATQTIVENYPDTAPAALFAAYEEEANQDYGAHFHVMKIMGWLKHAPAYDLLIEALHNTQPQFQKSRAAAAIALAEIGDVRAIPELHKSLETKIWDLKYAALMALEKLGDLSGYEILADDADWLVKAKARSGFTGFKDEQD, via the coding sequence ATGGATAACCGCTTTTTTAGCTTATTTAATCTGACAGAAGATCGGGCGATCGAGATTTTAGATACGCCACAGGCTCTGGTTTCCGAAAATGATTCTCGGTACATTGCGGCGTCTCATTTAATTAACTTTCGGACGGATCGATCGATCGCCGCGCTGATGCGCGCACTGGAACAAACCGATCCGAGTCTGGATAACAAGATCGTGCGCCGTAAATCGATCGAAATATTGGGGCGACTGCAAGCAACAGCAGCTCTCCCCGCCATTCGCGTCTGTCTCCAAGATGACGACTGCTATACAGTCGAAAATGCAGCGTGGGCAATTGGCGAAATTGGCACCCAAGATCCCGAAATTTTGGCAGAATTAACCAAGTTACTGGCAAAGCCACGACAAAGTTATCGGGTGATGATTCACACGCTGACTAAGTTAAATTATCAGCCTGCGGTGCCATCTATAAGTAAATTTGTTAAAGACGAAGATCCGCCGATCGCGAGTGCTGCCATTGCCGGAGTTTGCCGTCTGACTGGGGACTATAGTCAGATGCCGCAGGTAGTTGCCATGCTGCAAAATCAGAATGTGTTGGGGCGGCGATTGTCGATTCAAGATTTGATGGATGCGCGGTATTATGCAGCGATTCCCGATATTGCTAGTTGTCCGGTATCCTTAGTATTTCGGCTGCGGGGGATTCGGACGCTTGCCGAAGCAGGAATTGGCGATGGTTCGCTGACATTTATCCAGATCCAACCCTATTTAGAACAGTCATTACGCGATCGACCCCAAGATTTAAAGCTGGTACACAGTTACGATCGAGTACCCGCACTCCCCGCGCTGATTCGCAACTTATACGAAACTGACTTTGGGAAGGCTTATCTAGCCACCCAAACGATCGTCGAGAACTATCCAGATACCGCTCCTGCGGCGTTATTTGCTGCCTACGAGGAAGAAGCTAATCAAGATTATGGTGCCCATTTCCATGTCATGAAAATCATGGGCTGGTTGAAACACGCCCCAGCATACGATCTATTAATTGAAGCTCTCCACAATACCCAACCACAATTCCAAAAATCTCGCGCCGCCGCCGCGATCGCGCTAGCGGAAATTGGCGATGTCCGTGCGATTCCCGAATTACATAAGAGTCTGGAGACTAAAATTTGGGATCTTAAATATGCCGCACTGATGGCATTGGAAAAGTTGGGCGATCTTAGTGGATATGAAATTTTAGCCGATGATGCCGATTGGTTAGTAAAAGCAAAAGCCAGATCGGGATTTACAGGATTTAAGGATGAGCAGGATTGA
- a CDS encoding phycobilisome protein, whose amino-acid sequence MKSVVTTAIASADAAGRFPSTSDLESVQGSIQRATARLEAAEKLAANLDNVAKEAYDACIKKYPYLNEAGQANSNDTFKAKCQRDIKHYLRLVQYCLVVGGTGPLDEWGIAGQREVYRALSLPTAPYVEALSFARNRGCAPRDMSAQALVEYNALLDYAINSLS is encoded by the coding sequence ATGAAATCAGTCGTTACCACCGCAATTGCCTCTGCTGATGCAGCAGGTCGTTTTCCTAGCACCTCGGATTTAGAATCAGTACAAGGTTCGATCCAACGTGCGACTGCACGCTTAGAAGCTGCTGAGAAATTAGCTGCTAACTTAGACAACGTTGCTAAAGAAGCTTATGATGCTTGCATCAAAAAGTATCCTTACCTCAACGAGGCTGGTCAGGCTAACTCCAACGACACTTTCAAAGCTAAGTGCCAACGCGACATCAAACACTACCTCCGTCTAGTTCAATACTGCCTAGTTGTCGGCGGTACTGGTCCTCTCGACGAGTGGGGTATTGCTGGTCAACGTGAAGTTTACCGTGCTTTAAGCCTACCTACTGCTCCTTACGTTGAAGCTTTGAGCTTCGCTCGCAATCGCGGTTGTGCTCCTCGCGACATGTCCGCTCAAGCATTGGTCGAGTACAATGCTCTCCTCGACTACGCAATCAACTCCCTTTCTTAG
- the cpeB gene encoding C-phycoerythrin subunit beta: MLDAFSKAVVSADASTSTVADLSALKAFVASGNRRLDAVNAIASNASCMVSDAVAGMICENQGLIQAGGNCYPNRRMAACLRDAEIILRYVTYALLAGDASVLDDRCLNGLKETYAALGVPTTSTVRAVQIMKAQAAAHIQDNPSEAFAGAKLRKMGAIVVEDRCATLVAEASSYFDRVISALS; encoded by the coding sequence ATGCTTGACGCTTTTTCTAAAGCTGTAGTTTCAGCAGATGCCAGCACTTCTACTGTAGCCGATCTCAGTGCCCTCAAAGCATTCGTTGCTAGCGGTAACCGTCGCTTGGATGCAGTAAACGCGATCGCTTCCAACGCTAGCTGTATGGTTTCCGACGCAGTTGCTGGGATGATTTGCGAAAACCAAGGTTTGATCCAAGCTGGTGGTAACTGCTATCCTAACCGTCGCATGGCTGCTTGCCTCCGCGATGCTGAAATCATTCTTCGTTATGTTACTTACGCTCTACTCGCTGGCGACGCTTCCGTTTTAGACGATCGTTGCTTGAATGGTTTGAAAGAAACCTATGCAGCTTTAGGCGTACCTACTACTTCCACAGTTCGTGCCGTTCAAATCATGAAAGCACAAGCTGCCGCTCACATTCAAGACAATCCTAGCGAAGCTTTTGCTGGTGCTAAACTCCGCAAAATGGGTGCGATTGTAGTAGAAGATCGTTGCGCTACTCTGGTTGCTGAAGCTTCCAGCTACTTCGATCGCGTTATCTCTGCTTTGAGCTAA
- a CDS encoding HEAT repeat domain-containing protein: protein MSNQLNTPATSGNDANLQFQAETDALLEKVSEQVDLEIFDPHDEELLKDLVERLGDPRGITRLRVATTLGEIGESATPFLIEALANHQNVVVRRAAGKTLTIIADPRAVPALVHALLNDEDTVVQGSAVGALARMGEASVPLLLEILGSPEHPESTKGHVAWALSFIGSEAKTYLYREIDSDSPAIRAAVVGAITKIAQENPEEQIAFDLLIRATKDAEAMVRCEAAAALGNLAYRPARVPLLELLEHPDWESRKSAVLALMKLGDKQAIADLEAAAGKESEASVQAVIKLAISQLAKKMDVDEW, encoded by the coding sequence ATGAGCAACCAACTCAACACCCCAGCAACATCTGGGAATGATGCAAATCTCCAGTTTCAAGCAGAGACAGACGCATTACTCGAAAAAGTCAGCGAACAAGTAGATTTAGAAATTTTCGATCCTCACGATGAAGAATTGCTCAAAGATTTAGTCGAACGACTCGGAGATCCGCGCGGCATCACCCGATTGCGGGTGGCAACAACTTTGGGCGAAATTGGCGAATCGGCAACGCCATTTTTGATAGAGGCTTTAGCAAATCATCAAAATGTAGTCGTGCGCCGTGCTGCGGGCAAAACTTTAACCATTATTGCCGATCCGCGTGCCGTACCCGCACTAGTACACGCACTGCTCAATGATGAAGATACTGTCGTCCAAGGTTCTGCGGTGGGCGCATTAGCACGGATGGGTGAGGCTTCAGTGCCACTGTTGCTGGAAATTTTGGGTTCGCCAGAGCATCCAGAGAGTACCAAAGGACACGTTGCTTGGGCATTATCCTTTATCGGCTCGGAGGCGAAGACTTACCTTTATCGCGAAATTGACTCTGATTCGCCCGCAATTCGAGCGGCGGTAGTGGGGGCGATTACTAAAATTGCTCAGGAAAATCCCGAAGAACAGATCGCCTTTGACTTACTGATTAGAGCTACTAAAGATGCCGAAGCAATGGTGCGCTGCGAAGCTGCTGCCGCATTGGGCAATCTTGCCTATCGTCCAGCACGAGTCCCGCTCCTAGAGCTACTGGAACATCCCGACTGGGAAAGTCGCAAATCGGCAGTATTAGCATTGATGAAGCTCGGCGACAAACAAGCGATCGCCGACTTAGAAGCCGCAGCAGGGAAGGAATCTGAAGCTTCAGTTCAAGCAGTCATCAAGCTGGCAATCTCGCAACTTGCCAAAAAAATGGATGTAGATGAGTGGTAA
- a CDS encoding DUF3598 family protein, translated as MVRSQWECVLQNLGEWQGSFTRLSPVGEEIEDIPSLISLTGVDENRSIHLSLTRYYPDPEGILQPQEMAFDFSAPSAGAMFFETGAFSEGSPYLRKGLPGGAEFAFRHEDRRLRLIPQYDGDGQLFRLTLIREARVGTNAPERPPLDLAGWLGVWQGEAVTLYLGSTQASELSTLQTVEMRDDRTVTVSRTIGSQVTESTLTTDSASTPTCLTNQSTQVILLADAAYVLCPTQIEPGVATELEVGWSISQNLRQRLIRTYTDRGDWLSLTFITESRSG; from the coding sequence ATGGTGAGATCGCAATGGGAATGCGTGCTGCAAAATCTCGGTGAGTGGCAGGGTTCATTTACTAGACTTTCGCCTGTAGGTGAAGAGATTGAAGATATTCCCAGTTTAATTTCCTTAACTGGGGTGGACGAGAATCGATCTATTCATTTATCCCTCACGCGCTATTATCCCGATCCCGAAGGCATTCTCCAACCCCAAGAGATGGCGTTCGACTTTAGCGCGCCCAGTGCGGGAGCAATGTTTTTTGAGACGGGCGCATTTTCCGAAGGTTCGCCATATTTGCGCAAGGGGTTGCCAGGAGGAGCGGAGTTTGCATTCAGACATGAAGATCGACGGTTGCGACTAATTCCGCAATACGATGGCGATGGCCAACTATTTCGGCTGACGCTAATTCGGGAAGCACGAGTCGGTACCAATGCCCCCGAACGTCCGCCGCTGGATCTGGCTGGCTGGTTGGGGGTTTGGCAGGGCGAAGCTGTAACACTTTACCTGGGTAGTACGCAAGCCTCCGAGTTGTCAACGCTTCAAACCGTTGAAATGAGAGACGATCGAACGGTGACAGTCTCCCGCACGATCGGATCTCAAGTTACAGAATCTACCTTGACAACTGATTCGGCATCTACTCCAACTTGCTTAACCAACCAGTCAACCCAAGTTATCCTCTTAGCCGATGCCGCCTATGTACTGTGCCCGACTCAAATCGAGCCTGGAGTAGCCACCGAGCTAGAAGTTGGTTGGTCGATCTCTCAAAATCTCCGCCAGCGGCTGATTCGGACATATACCGATCGAGGTGATTGGTTGAGTTTGACTTTTATTACCGAATCGAGGAGTGGATAG
- a CDS encoding phycobilisome protein, with amino-acid sequence MELSTTVRELIIKARIVSFEDWKTTHSPAIIDLFQSADDRREYLTDDELDKIEANSSSNSSLIPIARLLRDAATEIVDDARDRVLATFPAITQPGGGLYPAARAEACWRDFWHFLRCVTYGIAGGSVEYTSDMGLDYMNLLYQELQVPLDAMVLGLQELKTASLTRVEPELKPTLAPYFDRLISKLQDFKK; translated from the coding sequence ATGGAACTTAGTACTACTGTTAGAGAACTAATTATCAAAGCGAGAATTGTTAGTTTTGAGGATTGGAAAACGACTCATTCGCCAGCAATTATCGATCTATTTCAAAGTGCTGACGATCGCCGAGAATATCTCACAGATGATGAACTCGACAAAATTGAAGCTAACTCATCTAGTAATTCAAGTCTAATTCCGATCGCTAGATTATTGCGAGATGCTGCAACAGAGATCGTTGATGATGCCCGCGATCGAGTTTTAGCCACCTTTCCCGCAATTACTCAACCTGGTGGCGGTTTGTATCCAGCCGCACGCGCCGAAGCTTGTTGGCGAGACTTCTGGCACTTTTTGCGATGTGTTACCTATGGCATTGCTGGCGGTAGTGTGGAATATACGAGCGATATGGGCTTAGATTATATGAACTTGTTATACCAAGAATTGCAAGTTCCTCTCGATGCAATGGTGCTAGGTTTGCAAGAGCTGAAAACCGCTAGTTTGACAAGAGTAGAGCCAGAGCTAAAACCAACTCTAGCACCTTATTTCGATCGATTAATCAGCAAACTTCAGGATTTTAAAAAATAG
- a CDS encoding phycobiliprotein lyase, with translation MLFQPPMTMMDFFTKSEGMWFTQRNVHHFDCSGDESGESNLYISVVAQTDPRVESICKQQNIDPTQATGGASFMWQANQDKGEPNPEQAAVLIDVPNDASRRSGKLIRNQGYVEKIPVVSRYWFGDDGILTIDTDYDNNQGQERCWFITDDFRVRVSTVRMMNGVYLMTYCSERRCATERDLQSMVQKHLSA, from the coding sequence ATGCTCTTCCAACCGCCAATGACAATGATGGACTTCTTCACCAAAAGTGAAGGAATGTGGTTTACCCAGCGTAATGTACATCACTTTGACTGTTCTGGTGATGAGTCGGGAGAGTCAAATTTGTATATCTCCGTGGTGGCACAGACAGATCCGCGTGTCGAGAGTATTTGCAAGCAACAGAATATCGATCCGACTCAAGCTACAGGCGGAGCTAGTTTCATGTGGCAAGCCAATCAGGATAAAGGCGAACCAAATCCCGAACAAGCGGCGGTGTTAATCGATGTGCCTAATGATGCGTCGCGGCGATCGGGTAAACTGATTCGCAATCAAGGCTATGTCGAGAAGATTCCCGTAGTGAGCCGTTATTGGTTTGGCGATGATGGCATTCTGACGATCGATACTGACTACGACAACAATCAGGGACAGGAACGCTGCTGGTTTATCACCGATGATTTTCGGGTGCGGGTGAGTACGGTACGGATGATGAATGGCGTGTATTTGATGACTTATTGTTCGGAACGGCGGTGTGCCACCGAGCGAGATCTCCAGTCAATGGTGCAGAAGCATTTATCCGCATAG